A stretch of the Papaver somniferum cultivar HN1 chromosome 6, ASM357369v1, whole genome shotgun sequence genome encodes the following:
- the LOC113289679 gene encoding RNA-binding protein 38-like isoform X2: MAYHSISGGPGSWSGSSSNSGLQFLNSPFGDTTYTKVFVGGLAWETQSETLHHHFQQFGEILEAVVITDKNTGRSKGYGFVTFSDPEAATRACLDPSPVIDGRRANCNLASLGRPQQSPQPVGTMRAVTPFYGGVQGLRVPYIANPTYTQSVPYSYQQGLPYPPYVYTTYGSEYAYPQGLYSPNMGQHYLQMHGMPGAVNSTIYPYGQLRQPLSSPRAYTAVQGYTMPGHHLVQFGGYNVDGITAARVPTLTVPYPTGVL; the protein is encoded by the exons ATGGCTTATCACTCGATTTCAGGTGGTCCTGGATCATGGTCAGGATCAAGTTCTAATTCAGGTCTTCAGTTCCTGAATTCCCCTTTTGGTGATACTACTTATACTAAGGTATTTGTTGGTGGATTAGCATGGGAAACACAGAGTGAAACTTTACATCATCACTTTCAACAGTTTGGTGAGATCTTGGAAGCTGTTGTTATTACTGATAAGAATACTGGAAGATCAAAAGGATATGGCTTT GTTACTTTTAGTGATCCTGAAGCTGCAACTAGGGCTTGTTTAGATCCAAGTCCTGTTATTGATGGTAGGAGGGCTAATTGCAATTTGGCTTCGCTTGGCCGGCCTCAGCAATCTCCGCAGCCAGTCG GAACCATGAGGGCAGTAACTCCCTTCTACGGTGGAGTGCAGGGTCTCCGTGTGCCGTACATCGCAAACCCCACTTACACCCAATCGGTTCCATACAGCTACCAACAAGGGTTGCCATACCCTCCATATGT ATACACAACATATGGATCAGAATACGCCTACCCTCAG GGTCTCTATAGTCCTAATATGGGGCAGCATTACCTTCAGATGCATGGAATGCCAGGGGCTGTTAACTCGACTATATATCCATATGGTCAATTGCGTCAACCTCTTTCTAGCCCTCGTGCGTACACAGCAGTTCAAGGTTATACAATGCCAGGACATCATCTAGTGCAATTTGGCGGTTACAATGTTGATGGGATAACTGCAGCCCGTGTTCCTACGCTTACAGTGCCATATCCCACAG